The sequence TCAACATACTTAAATTAACAACTGGAACTCAAAATGAAGTTTGTTCAACTTTATGTGCAAATGGGTTAGGTAAGTGTGATCAATATAGATCGATAGTACTCAATAGTActcaaataacagatcggctgaaaagttcgtatcgtttctatgagagggcgccactagaattaaatccgtaccattttcagttagtaccaacctttaaaagataggtgtataaatttgacagctgtctgattattagtttgggagatattgaattttgagtgaagctacttttgttattgtgaaaaaaatggaaaaaaagaaatttcgtgtgttgatgaaacactactttttgatgaaaaaaggcgggtgggtaatgtcatagacataactggatgttgtgaatacgaaaacaactgacatgttccttaacacttccgaatatcaattagttgataaattgtgcacaaatctaatcaaagtgttctagatttgcactaaacttaggatatttatcttcgatttgcgaagaagaaatcctaatagttcttaagaaaacttttagagccattagaaccgctgattttgtgtgatgctctccaccgttaacctcttttcgttgttttttcaccaatgcgaacgactagcagctgtgacgtaatcgctcttgtcgaaagcgaaactagctttgcaaacgacacacaatacatttgctcgcagtggcgatagaatccataatgatccaatttttattaagaggctttttttacgtgatttcgtttgtagctttttcactaatgggcggtcctaacggttataaaaatagccgcacacagaattttaatgtcgattatttcatttcggatttgcatttcattgaaagaaactattaggatgctgtacgggattcattcctgcctttcagaattgtggaactcaccccaatattaagcactgttcggaacatttttctcgagcaaGCAGATATttagttctcttcctcagaacgcgttctgattggttggtgttgacatgggtcaaatgagacaggttttttaatagtgtactattgaaatactttttttgtttcaattatagaggctttaacattaatgtcgctcccatcacgctgtacccgtcctcctattgaaatacttcaatgctgttgctatacacgtttaagttgaaaaaattcgattctattggtagttagattatataaatccgatcacagatcactgagctatgagctttaaaaatacgagaaatcaaacgcgccttatgaattatactctttgatactcgtttataccaaacatttcagaaaaggtttaattttgaattatttgagattatgtcacaaaactaaaaattttatcataaaattgtgatcatatatccgatggcatgtagcaaaaattatgttgcttcgttagatacaacaagagatattcacgatcaaaaacttatcactctctcagagggtaaattttgaaaaggcgccccttagtaaagtaagtcgtattcacgacaaaaagtgccgccgataccaaaaaatggcttgatgaaatttatccagactctgcaccgggcgaagcaacaattcgtaagtggtttgcaaaatttcgtactggtcatatgagcaccgaagacgatgagcaCTGCgatgacgtccaaaagaggctgttaccgatgaaaacgtgaaaaaaatccacaaaatgattttcaatgaccgtaaagtgaagttgatcgagatagctgacaccctaaagatatcaaaggaacgtgttggacatattgttcacgaatatttggatatgagaaagctttgtgcaaaatgggtgccgcgtgagctcacaatcaagacaatgcaccgtgtcacaagtcgatgaaaaccatgctgaaattgaacgaattgggcttcgaattgctccctcatccaccgtattttccagatttggcccccagtgactttttcctgttctcatacctcaagagaatgctcgctggtaaaaaatttagaagcaatgaagaggtaaacgctgaaactgaggcctattttgaggcaaaggacaaatcgtactacaaaaatggtatcgaaatgttggaagatcgctataatcgctgtatcgcctctgatggcaattatgttgaataataaaaacgaattttggcaaaaaaaatgtgtgtttctattaaacgatacgaacttttcagccgaactgttagtataACCTAATCAGACGATTTAAACAAATCCTGTTTCTAATGAAAATATACGGCATATGTCATGCGAACTTTGACTTGCTTCGATTTGGATGGCACGTCTTCAATAGGACAAACCTGGTAGGTTTTGTTCTAATGAAGATGCAAATTCGACTTAAGAATGATTTTTCAAGGGTTGATTTATAAATGCATGAcagctttttttcaaattgtaactGTTATTGGTAGAAAAATGATGTAGAagaaaagttgtagaaaatatatcaggcactctaaaaaatctTTACACTGCAAAAAAGTCATATGCTTTTTTACAAATTCAAAAATTGATCAAAGTGCTTTTACACCCCGTCCAAGACAGTCCACAAAATAAACCGCATACGGCCGGGAAGACAAAAACAATGACGATACCAGTGGATGGCtaataatgtcgttttcgcttgatgccaaacctaacccagtttctactctaactgctgtcaatccgtttgtttgaagccagtttcgaacctagtttcaacgttgttgaactgaaaatcgagtcaatttcgaacctggtttttatatcaggtttgctcaaaccctcgttgctaagtgcgaaatcaaaacgcaatttcgtgaaaagtgtttgtttgatgaaactaccctgggtcagtttcagttttctcaagcgaaaacgacataagataaTTTCGTAATGAGtgcaccaaacgaacaaaaggtgCCACCGCTGATATGAAAATgggcaatgtcagagacatacccgaattgacgtgaatacgaataacaatGACTAGCTGAAACTTACACTGTACACTTAATTTCGCCGCGTATTAAAACTTATAGATATAGCACTTGAATTTTATCAACGAAAAAGATGATACATTCCAAATCCATTACACTCAAAAGTGAATTAGCTAGACACTTATAATTTGACTGTCAGACAAACACTTATTAACtgattaaaaacaaatcgattgtAACAGATTTCACCATTAAATATCATATAGATTATATTTTTATCTAGAACGAATGAGTTTATCAGTGTTTTGTCATCTCTTAGATATTAAGTTACTAATAATTGGATAAATATAGGATTTATTTTCTAAGATCTATACTTTGtacatttaataaaaatattcttttcGTTTACGTTGACTTAACCCTTTTCGTACATGAATCGAATAGTGTTATTCAGCAATCCACAATTCCATTACATGAAAACTAACAAACGCACTTGTCATATGACGACACATTTCATATTTATGCTCTAAATTTTTAAGGAACAAATGGGGCGTACTTGATTTCTTAACACgccaagaaatatttagaaaaaaacacttttttaacAAGTGTGGATTTAggactttcattttcgcattgcgtgtGAGCGTTGCCTGTCATAATTGAATGTGTTGGTAACGGCGCAAGCTTTTTCCAGCTTCCATTTTGAACAATCCGATGCTTTTAGTAAGAGAAAATTGATGATCTCTgggactgaaaagtgccttgaattgccATGTCCTAAGGAAACTGCATTTAGACAGAACTGAGATGGCTCTTGGTGTGTAAAATCGGGAAAGTCGTCCGGAAATTGACTCGAAATTCATTGTACCCGGAATCCAGTGGAAACTAACCAAATAAGATGAAACAATCGATTACAGGCGAAATCAGTAGGTGCATTTGGAACTAACAATGAATTACGACTCAAATTCCGGGCATCTCAACTGAGCAGCGGTTTTTTCAAACGCAGCGTTCCCATGAAGCTTTGATCACCTTCTCTGCTGCACACTGGAAACGCGAACCGCCGTTGAAAAGTGTTCTCCCAAAGTTCCTTTGCACAATTCTGTTGCTCGTTTCATGCGAAAAGCGCGAAGTCTTCGGTATTGCTCTCCCGTATGTCTTGCTTCAACAAACGATGTACAGCAAATAATggaaaaaaagttgaaatattATCTTTGATACCGATTGAATTAGTTATcctttataccgatgcagttttctTTCTCAGAAtgcattctgattggctggtgctgacatggaataataatgaaataaacgtttaagttaaaaggtttgaattcattgaattcatatatatatatatatatatatatatatatatatatatatatatatatatatatatatatatatatatatatatatatatatatatatatatatatatatatatatatatatatatatctatatatatatatatatatatatcactgAGCTTTTAACTTTCAAAATGAAAATCTAATGCATAAATGGAATGTCACTTACaccataaaaacgtgcttaatccacctagcagtgagatgataccttttttatcaatccgtatgtgttttttacatgaacattcttcggtgtttcagttctcatgacacTATTTTAATGACCGCCGATTTAAgcagcaatttgagattttaatcactcattactctgtattgtctaaactgcaaatcggatcgaatttgaatctaaacgtgtaataaCCGAtttaacattccatgatatgtcgaagtaatctggctttattttagaaaacgattgagctttgagaaacgattcgtactggaaccggaattcgaaaatcggtgtagccgaagtcagataaaaacacctgaatagctgtttagtttacatttgtttcaaaatgtttgaaaatcagtattactatctttgagaaattgtagtgcgaaataaatccaaatcgaaaactgaataccactaaaactgaaataagtttatttggttatcgactattcaaacctgtaaacccgataaacctgattaattatgtgaaatagacatttttatactaatcatcctgtatcccctaaatcggaagttggatctgactgaaaagcaagatgttttataggatcttaaaacttttcatttgaattttagatcagttagccatctacgagaaaaatgggtccaccattttaatttcgtttcacatatcatcctgtagttccggaaccataaatcggatccaaacataattcaggaaccttgtttagaagcatacgacttttgtatgaatctgagtttgtagaaaacggttgagtcatctccgaaaaaaattgagtgaaattatttgtcacacgcgcatttgccgatctcgacgaactgattcgaatggtatatggtttaTATGTTCTtcgagcatttattgctgtaagtagtttaaatcaatataattatggaattgctttcaactggaaaatgctgccattatttggtttacatatgtcatattcgaacgattatgttgccaaaaacaaaccgtgctaaaatcggtccgaggcaaaatgtaatgaaaaaggatactgtacacagtctttttgatacttagaaacaattgtatgtaacagtattaaaaaatcgtgttttacgttgctcccaagcattgctttgtcatacagcgctcaaaacttctactgctggaatagggggaaaagtcgcttacacaaaaatatcgatatctccgttaaaaatggacggattttaccaatctatgacttgttggataactattaccgtgcgaaatctatgtctggaaacatattcttttttcaaggtcaaatgtgacagatactgtcaaaaaactgaaaattttgtcataaaacttcgtataactcaaaaagtaaacatccgatctcaaaaccattcaaaagcgttctgggtgacggggagacctttcatttgcgactagtttaatcaaaatcggtccagccatctctgagatctcgacctcttagttgacaacacacatacatacacacacacacacacacacacacacacacacacacacttgctcagttcgtcgagctgaatcgaatggtatatgacactcggctagctacagttagctataattttgagctataaactcaaaaatattcgatgcgattgttttatttcaatatgatacgtttaattttcgagaaatgattttttgaaattccgCGTTCACAAAAAGAGCCTAAGATTGTATTGCttacgaaaatatcaaaattttccagTAGATGTTTTTGATTTTCGCTATCATGATTCTTAATGTTGAATGCATTACAACGGCGATCTTTAAATTTTTACATCACGATCTTAACTGAAACGCTACTAACAATAAGCTGTTAAGCtgaggattcgatcagtggcgctaCAAGTTAAACCCGTATCCGAGCGAGTCACTGCTTCGAAGGTATTGATCTTTATACTCtaaggaaataaaaaaattggctCACATCCGGAatacttttatttgtttattaacttttaatatttttcattgaataatcAATAAGTTTGGTTTTTTCTTgggatcgcttatttgaaagcctaAAAAAGGACACACATTGCATGTCTATAAACTTTTGAAATAGTCTCTTTTTTGTGAACGTGGAACTTAAGAAAATCAAATCAGAAAATGtgcatcgaatttttttttcgagttctaaaccgaaaaaaaagttaaatgaaaaaaaaattgatgactgattttgtttaaaaaattattGAGAGAGTTCGATTATATGTTAAGTGTTATAAACTTCATAAACATTACTAAtaactttaaatatttttcacaGGTTCACAAAAATGTGGCTGTGCGCTCAAGCAACCACCACAACTACATCCTGATCACGATGATGTGTGCCGAGTGTTTTGTGCGTCTGCTAGAATTCAGCTGAACGGTTGTAGTCAGTGTACTGCAGAGCATGTTTCCGATTTAGCAACAGATCTGGATTACCAAACCACAACACCGAATTGGGACGAACTTTGCATCGATTGGTGTAAAATGGGTGAAGGCGGGACATTATGCAATTGTGATTTACCTCCTTTTGTTTAGGAATGTGGATAATTGTTATCTAGCGATTAAGGAACGTTTTATTTGTAATAACGAAAACCCGATtagtttaaattttgtttttgttaactAAATACCAGAATTAAGAATATAAAATCAGAACATATCTAATGGAAGCAGCACCGCATGTTTCCTCTTTGTGCAATGAATTTCTTTTCTGTTTGGATTCAAAGTAAATTTTCTATTATTCATTGACATAATGGAATAAAACATTACGACACAAAAAAATCAAAGGGCTTCCAAACAAAGTCATTTTTAAGGGAATCTTATGTAGCAGTGTATAAGGTATGTAGATTCTCTTGCCATATTGACattccaaaaatattaattaggtTTAATGTGAACTCACAATATTGGTTGATTGTTAAACTTCTTTCAATTTCCGATCGGAAATTGAACGAAATGCACTCCATTCTGATAGAGACATCTCTatcaaaagtcaattttttagtATAAATCCTATGATGAGATTTTGAGTTGTTTTCAATCGACAGGAAGTAGTGCTTTAGTTTACTATGCCAAGATAACTTATTTATCTGTACATAATGTACATTCTTATAAATTTGAGCCAGTAACATCAACCACAAAAATCAATCCAATAGACAATATATACTATCTATTGAAGGCATGTCAAATTTAAAGAGTGAATAAACTGCTATCAAAgacaataaataataataattctgtCAGTAATGAATCAAATGCACTGTTCAAAAACAATTGAGTAATGTTTGTAAGTTACTAAGCAGAACAGTGTCGAATTTCACAGTCTACAACGTAACACATTGAAAATCTGCATAATGACCTACCTAAATAAAATAACGGATCAACGGTAATTTCGACTGTTCTCATCAGACATCTTATTATTGTAAAAActcaataaatgttcatgtattGTATGTTTACGCAAGCAATTAATATGGAATTGCGGCAAACCAAACATAAAATATTACAAATACTGATTATTTATTATGTAAACGAAGAAAAAatgtacaataaaaaaatacaacattGAAATGCAATGACATTGAGACAATAAATTAAATAGTCTATAACCGTACTATTGAATATTGGAGATCATAGAAATAAACTACTTGTTTAGACACCaacagattatttttattattctgaAAGGATATTTCGATGGTTCAAGTGTTTTTTAATGATTTGCTTAGAATTTTGTATCCGTATATGCGGCTCAAGATTTCTTTCAAGTgtaggtaatttttttttgtgaatcttCCGCAATATATTCCAAATTGATCGTCCCACAATTGGTCTTAAGTTCTTTTTggtttaaattcaaaacgtcTACCTTCCATGCGTTAGAATTTCCGGTGGTCAAAGCCGCGCATTTTACTTCCcacattcaaaaaaattaagaaaaaataaaacaaagtcgTTTCCCTACTACGCCTAAGCCTTTGTCTGGTTCTGAGTATACGAATTGTTTATCGTCCCGGCAAGCTGCACCGGTgcaatttgaaaaagaaaacgccattagtt comes from Malaya genurostris strain Urasoe2022 chromosome 3, Malgen_1.1, whole genome shotgun sequence and encodes:
- the LOC131439322 gene encoding uncharacterized protein LOC131439322, producing MLWKVLLLILTAHAHGRNDLGLAQDSQAAPILGQFVLSSSSGVTVLASKSDGPAGNIVVVNWKQTCQQLCSEGYGGPACGLSCLEHETTKEVNILKLTTGTQNEVCSTLCANGLGSQKCGCALKQPPQLHPDHDDVCRVFCASARIQLNGCSQCTAEHVSDLATDLDYQTTTPNWDELCIDWCKMGEGGTLCNCDLPPFV